A part of uncultured Methanobrevibacter sp. genomic DNA contains:
- the mfnA gene encoding tyrosine decarboxylase MfnA, giving the protein MQDEPIDEKIILDELSEIHKLDYNYSDGRILGSMCTEAHPFAKEVYCKFLDTNLGDPGLFKGTKLIEEKVIASIGDLLSLDNAYGNIVTGGTEANLMAIRAARNHARKYKGIVDGEIIIPSSAHFSFKKAADMLNLKIVEAELDDYYKIDVESVKNSISDKTVAIVAIAGTTELGLIDPIGEISKIAHENNIYFHVDAAFGGFSIPFLKEAGYDLPVFDFSLEGVCSITVDPHKMGLAPIPAGGIIFRKEEYLQVMAVDSPYLTVKTQSTIVGTRLGASSAATYAIMKYFGKKGYSKIAQNLMDNTHFFKNGLEKIGYDVVCEPELNIVAFNHPQIEAHQFAEKLDKLGWKVSVAKCPIAIRVVLMNHIKKSHLKKLLEDLEKIY; this is encoded by the coding sequence ATGCAAGATGAACCAATAGATGAAAAAATTATTTTAGACGAATTGTCTGAAATCCATAAATTAGACTATAATTATTCTGATGGCAGAATTTTAGGTTCCATGTGCACTGAAGCACATCCTTTTGCAAAAGAGGTTTACTGCAAATTTTTAGATACTAATCTTGGAGATCCAGGTTTATTTAAAGGAACTAAACTTATTGAAGAGAAAGTAATAGCATCTATTGGGGACTTATTGTCTCTTGACAATGCTTACGGTAATATTGTTACTGGAGGTACTGAAGCTAATCTGATGGCAATTCGTGCTGCCAGGAATCATGCACGGAAGTATAAAGGCATTGTTGATGGTGAAATTATCATTCCAAGTTCTGCTCATTTTTCTTTTAAAAAAGCTGCCGATATGCTTAATTTAAAAATTGTTGAAGCTGAACTAGATGATTATTATAAAATTGATGTTGAATCAGTTAAAAATTCTATTTCTGATAAAACTGTGGCTATTGTTGCTATTGCAGGAACAACTGAATTGGGTTTAATTGATCCTATTGGTGAGATTTCCAAAATTGCTCATGAAAATAACATTTATTTTCATGTTGATGCAGCATTTGGAGGATTTTCAATTCCCTTTTTAAAAGAAGCGGGTTATGATTTGCCGGTTTTTGACTTTTCCCTTGAGGGAGTTTGTTCTATCACTGTTGACCCTCATAAGATGGGTCTTGCACCTATTCCTGCTGGCGGAATTATCTTTAGAAAAGAGGAATATTTGCAGGTTATGGCAGTAGATTCTCCATATTTAACTGTAAAAACTCAATCTACAATTGTTGGAACACGTTTGGGTGCATCTTCTGCAGCAACTTATGCAATTATGAAGTATTTCGGTAAAAAAGGATATTCTAAAATAGCTCAAAATTTAATGGATAATACTCACTTTTTTAAAAATGGTTTGGAAAAAATCGGTTATGATGTGGTATGCGAGCCGGAATTAAATATTGTCGCATTCAATCATCCTCAAATTGAAGCCCATCAATTTGCAGAAAAATTGGATAAATTGGGATGGAAAGTTTCTGTTGCAAAATGTCCTATTGCAATTCGTGTTGTATTGATGAATCATATTAAAAAAAGTCATTTAAAAAAATTGTTAGAAGATTTGGAGAAAATCTACTAA
- the ppsA gene encoding phosphoenolpyruvate synthase translates to MYVVKFEDLNKSDIGIAGGKGANLGELTQAGIPVPPGFVVTAQAYEKFMEDSGINGQVMSILEKIDINDTKALQAAAEEIKTIINETPIPEDMIVLILEAYNQLCQRVGEDDTDVAIRSSATAEDLPEASFAGQQDTFLHVSGNDEVIDYIRKCWASLFEARAIFYREENNFEHSKVFIAVVVQKMANADKAGVMFTVNPSTGEEIALIEGSWGLGEAVVSGDVTPDNYQVDKKNNEIINVTISDKKVMYTNDEDGTSVKVDVPEEKRNERVLSDSELIQLTEMGKRVQAHYGEPMDTEWAFERGSLFLLQARPITTLGDAEVDQDSDESSDLGDVLVRGLGASPGMASGKVKIVLDIDELDKIKDGDIMVTTMTTPDMVPAMRRASGIVTDEGGVTCHASIISRELGIPCVVGTGSATTTLEENSGVTLDGKKGLVFEGISETKEEAAPVASNVEAAPIITVTEVKANVSMPEAAEKAAATGADGVGLLRTEHLMLTSGIHPGKFIADDNEDELIDTIAENVQIVADAFYPKPVWYRTLDAPTDEFITLEGGENEPREHNPMLGWRGIRRELDQPEILKCEFKAIKKLHEKGYTNIGIMIPLSQSPAELVQAKALCSEVGLEPHKDVEFGMMVEIPAAAIMIDEYIKVGIDFVSLGTNDLTQYTLAVDRNNEFVAKHYSEEHPAVMKLIERTIRKCAEAGVKCSICGQAGSVPHIVEKLVGFGITSVSSNTDAIADVRKTVARAEQKIILDAARKRLE, encoded by the coding sequence GGTCAAGTCATGAGTATTCTTGAAAAAATTGACATTAATGATACAAAAGCACTTCAGGCAGCTGCTGAAGAAATCAAAACAATCATTAATGAAACCCCTATTCCAGAAGATATGATTGTATTAATTCTTGAAGCATACAATCAATTATGTCAAAGAGTTGGAGAAGATGATACTGATGTAGCTATTCGTTCTTCCGCTACTGCAGAAGATTTACCTGAAGCTTCATTTGCAGGTCAACAAGATACCTTCTTACATGTTTCCGGAAATGATGAAGTAATTGACTACATCAGAAAATGTTGGGCTTCTTTATTTGAAGCAAGAGCAATTTTCTACAGAGAAGAAAATAATTTTGAACACTCCAAAGTATTTATTGCAGTAGTTGTTCAAAAAATGGCAAATGCAGATAAAGCAGGAGTAATGTTTACTGTAAATCCATCCACTGGTGAGGAAATTGCTTTAATTGAAGGATCATGGGGACTTGGTGAAGCAGTAGTTTCCGGTGATGTGACTCCTGACAATTATCAAGTTGACAAAAAGAACAATGAAATTATCAATGTAACAATCAGTGATAAAAAAGTAATGTACACTAATGATGAGGACGGTACTAGTGTAAAAGTAGATGTTCCTGAAGAAAAAAGAAACGAAAGAGTATTATCTGATTCAGAACTCATTCAATTAACTGAAATGGGTAAAAGAGTTCAAGCTCATTACGGTGAGCCAATGGATACTGAATGGGCATTTGAAAGAGGCAGTTTATTCCTATTGCAAGCTAGACCAATCACTACTTTGGGAGATGCTGAAGTAGATCAAGACAGTGATGAATCTTCTGATTTAGGTGATGTTCTTGTTAGAGGTCTCGGTGCAAGCCCAGGTATGGCTTCCGGTAAAGTAAAAATTGTTTTAGATATTGATGAATTAGATAAAATTAAAGATGGGGACATAATGGTTACAACCATGACTACTCCGGACATGGTTCCTGCTATGAGAAGAGCTAGTGGTATTGTAACTGATGAAGGTGGAGTAACCTGCCATGCATCAATTATTTCCCGTGAACTTGGAATTCCTTGTGTTGTAGGTACTGGTAGTGCTACAACTACTTTAGAAGAAAACTCTGGTGTAACATTAGATGGTAAAAAAGGTTTAGTATTTGAAGGAATTTCAGAAACTAAAGAAGAAGCTGCTCCGGTAGCATCCAATGTAGAAGCAGCTCCAATTATTACTGTTACTGAAGTAAAAGCTAATGTAAGTATGCCTGAAGCTGCAGAAAAAGCAGCTGCTACTGGTGCGGATGGTGTCGGACTCTTAAGAACTGAACACTTGATGTTAACATCAGGTATTCACCCTGGTAAATTCATCGCTGATGATAATGAAGATGAATTAATAGACACTATTGCAGAAAATGTTCAAATTGTAGCAGATGCATTCTATCCAAAACCAGTATGGTACAGAACTTTAGATGCTCCAACTGATGAATTCATTACTTTGGAAGGTGGAGAAAACGAACCTAGAGAACACAACCCAATGCTTGGTTGGAGAGGAATTAGAAGAGAATTAGATCAACCTGAAATTCTTAAATGTGAATTCAAAGCTATTAAAAAGTTACATGAGAAAGGTTATACTAATATTGGAATTATGATTCCATTATCTCAAAGTCCTGCAGAATTAGTGCAAGCTAAGGCTTTATGTTCTGAAGTAGGTCTTGAACCTCATAAAGATGTTGAGTTTGGAATGATGGTTGAAATTCCAGCAGCAGCAATAATGATTGATGAGTATATTAAAGTTGGAATTGACTTTGTAAGTTTAGGAACTAATGATTTAACTCAATACACTCTTGCAGTTGACAGAAACAATGAATTCGTTGCTAAACACTACTCTGAAGAACACCCTGCAGTAATGAAACTAATTGAAAGAACAATTAGAAAATGTGCTGAAGCTGGTGTTAAATGTAGTATCTGTGGTCAAGCAGGTAGTGTACCTCACATTGTTGAAAAACTTGTTGGATTTGGAATTACAAGTGTATCATCCAATACTGACGCTATTGCTGATGTGAGAAAAACTGTTGCTAGAGCTGAACAAAAAATTATTCTTGACGCTGCCCGTAAACGTTTAGAATAA